A stretch of DNA from Doryrhamphus excisus isolate RoL2022-K1 chromosome 6, RoL_Dexc_1.0, whole genome shotgun sequence:
ACAGAGTATTCCAAAATACCAAAGTGTCCGATGCCTCctgtcatttttcagtatgcgtcCCTCGCTGGGCaacgtttggacacctctgACCTACTGTATGAAATCATGAACTATTTATTTTGACACAAGACGGCTGAGGTCAGATCTCTCAGGGACTTTTTGTACtttgacattttatatttaagtgCTGCTTGGTACCTTGTGATGATGTCGACATCACGGACTGCTAGTCTGTAAGAGAAGAAAGAAATCATGCAATTATTTAATCATGTATGAAATATAATGTTGTTATTGTAGGATTGAAATAGCCAATCATTAACCTTAATGTGAACACAAGGGCGTGCATATGTGACGCTTTTTGTTTATCATTAGGTTTGTGACTGGGATGTTATTGGACCACATTAAGAAACAAACCAAATGTACTATGTATGTTGCGGTACCTTTTCTAGTGGGCTTGGACTGACTGGCAGCCACGGCGGTCAGGTCTGCAGGCAGACCCACGTACACGCCGCCATAGTTCCTGCATGGACAGGAAGTAAGGGTTAAAAACAAGGACAACTGCTAGCATGGGGATAAAGGGTGTTATCTATTCACAATTATAAGCATCAGCGACAGGAAGAGGCTACGTTTAATTGAGCGTCAAGTCTTAAAAGGTACCTTCTTTTCTCATCGTCTGCCAAGGGATCTTCTGTCCTGATTGAGAGAAGAAGCTTTTGTCAGCTGCAAGCCTTTCTCTAGTGCACTCCTGAGCTGGGATGCATTTGGAACAATTAGGCTTCATGCTCGCATTTAAAGGAAATTTTTTTCCTGgatgcattgatttcacatagcaacatggGAAGGAACACCCACACCTGAAAATACTTCCTAACTTACTGACAGAAAAAAAGAGTAGAAAAGACTAGAGGGTGTGTGACAATAGATAGCTCATCCAGTGACGACAGgaacaaataaaactaaaataaatcacaGATACCTAACTAAGGTAATCATTTCGTAACCAATTCAAAcaaatccaacatcaaaatgttcagctcactCAGGAAAGGTGCGCTACCTATTCACGTTTTTCGAAATATTCCcacattttgtgtcattttgtattttctgtgaaaatgtttccattagaaatcttcttttttctctttgggcttttctctTCAGGGGTCAACACAGCAAATCACCTCTCTCacatcaactaccctcatgtcctcacatccataaacctccttcctatttggtcttcctctacgccaggggtctcaaactcaatttacccgggcgccactggagctagggtctgggcaaggctgggccgtatcaggttttcaaaaaaaaaaaacgcatttattaaaaacagaaaaatatacaaactttttcagtgctttggttccgattttctacaataaaagctctgataaaacattccactgttctcaaatatcttaatttttatttttctgcacaaaataagatgaaaataaataaagaaatcaagaataaagaaaatcaatcaatcagtaatgaataaatatagtaataataataataaaacggcaaataataaaaacttaagaaaccacatatagttgggtagacaaatgatttttttcagattaaaatgaacaaagcattattagagccctgtagacatgacaaaacacgactatagtcacatttatactctttttatttacaacatattgcgcaactgcagggtcttgagacacatgctaactcgcaaactagagagctagcgacctaaacggtagccttcaagttatttcctttaaacttaaatagcccaaaacttaccacttccacacggatagggaggataacaattaacagttatttaacctttaacatgaacattaatcaaacgtaataattttttctgggtacatgataccatacagcatccatatcaaacttgcgcgggccgcactaacattaaactttcatatcaaggcgggggcctcaaactagtgtcctgcgggccacatttggcccgcgggccgcgtgtttgagacccctgctctacgcctcctacccggcagcatccttctatcaATACATTCCCTATCTCtcatctggacatgtcccaaccatctcagtctggcctctctgactttatctccaaggcctctaacatctaatgtccctctgatgtactcgttcctcatcctatccatcctggtcagtcccaatgagaacctcagcatcctcatctctgctacctccagttctgcttcctgtcttttcctcagtggcaccgtATCTAGaccaaaacaacatggctggtctcaccacagttttgtatacctttcctttcattttagctgaaactcttctatctcacatcacacctgacacttttctccacccgttccatcctgcctgcacacgcttcttcacctccttttcagagtctccattgttctgaactgttgaccccaagtacctgaaattctccaccttctgtatctcttctacctgtaacctcactcttccacttgggtccctctcattcacacacatatactttgtcttgctgcggctaatcttcattcctctcctttccatgTCAAACAGCTTTCTACCTTTTCCAGTCATAGTTCCAACATTCAAAGTCCCTACTCTCAGTTGTAAGTTCAAATTAGTAAAGGTTGTATAGCGCAGCAGTTAAGTGAGTGCCCAAATGCAGGCCCAGAGGTGTTGGATTCAATTCCCGCTCTGATCTCAAACCACCACTTTACTCTTACTTCTGTTCtactttttagcatatttccacagcatttcagtccagctttgGCTTCCCAACGGCTC
This window harbors:
- the LOC131131587 gene encoding overexpressed in colon carcinoma 1 protein, with amino-acid sequence MGCGNSSAASTSGGGPAEASKDVTEDPLADDEKRRNYGGVYVGLPADLTAVAASQSKPTRKD